The nucleotide sequence GGGTGTTTTTGGGATTATTAGTGGCTTACGGTCTTCTTTACGCTCTGCTAATGGTCTTTGAAAATATTCTTGCCATACCCGGAATTATTTTCATGGGGTCAATAGCAGCACCATTTTCGGTATTGGTTTTCTTTTTTGAAATTAATGCACCACGTAATATAAGCATCTTCCAGACAGTATCTATTTTTTTGATTGGCGGTTGTTTATCACTGATTATAACAATGTGTTTATACATGTATGTAGATACTGGCTCAATGAGCATCGTTTCAGCGATACTTATAGGTGTTATCGAGGAAATTGGAAAGATAGTTACGACTGCAATTTTCATAAAACGTTTAAATAGATGCAAATATATATTTAATGGGATGCTAATTGGTGCTGCAGTTGGTGCTGGATTTGCAGCATTTGAATCTGCTGGGTATGCTTTTGAGGTTCTGTTAGGGGCTCAGCTTTTTAAGGAAATGACAGATGTTATATTGCTTAGAGGAATTCTTTCTCCAGGTGGACATGTGGCATGGGCTGCTATTGAGGGAGCTGCAATAATTATCAGTCTAAATGGAGCAGAATTTAGTTGGAATGCTTTATTCGATAAGCACTTTTTGTCGCTGTCGATTATTTGTGTTGTTCTTCATGCAATTTGGGATATGCCCATTTTTATTGGAGGGATATTAGTTTATGGAAAGTTGGCTGCGCTAGTTGTGGTAGCGTGGATTACACTTATTGTTCTTATCAATAGAGGGCTTAAGCAAATTAATAAAGGTATTGCTGAGGCATAAGTACATTTTTTAGCATGTTGGTTTGGGAAATGAACCAATAATTCATCGATGTGAATGGAGAACTGTTATGAAATGTCCAAAGTGTAACAAGGAATTACCTGATGGGGTAAAGTTTTGCGCACGTTGCGGAGCGGCGTTAGATGCAGAACAGATAGAAAAAGAAGCTGTAAATTCTGTCGGTAGTGCTAGTAAAAAATCAGAAACTCCAGTTGAGAAAAAGAAGGATTCAAAGAAGAAAAAGGGCAAGCCTATTTTTTTGATTGTCATTGTAGTATTGATCTGTGCTTACTTTGGAGCAAAGTTTTATATAAAAAAGGCATCAGATGACTATTACACTGATCTTGGAAATATTTATCGTATGCTTACAGATACTAATTCGAGCAACGATCAAGATGCGGAGAATCGATATAAAGAGCTTGGAGAACCAAAGAAGTATTATTCAGCAGAGGTAAAGGACTTTTATGGCTCGATATTAGAAATTTTGACAGAGAGTTATAACACAAAAACATATCTGCATGAGGATATTCTTGAGGGTGTATATAAGATATTTGATGGCCCTACAAACCCGAAACAAGCTGATATTATTGAGAGAATTAGTAAAATTGAAGGTATAACAGGAGTGGAGGCTGTTACAAAGGAGAATGATTCTAACGGCAAGCTAAACGTGCCCGGAGGTTATACCGCTGATATTTTCTTCGCGCATGAAGATGCTAAAAAGGCATATGATGATAAAAAAGATAAAACTGTTGCCGAAGTTGGAACTGTAGGCGGTGGAAGCATAGAAATCTATAAGACATTCAATGATGCTGTAAGAAGGTGCAATTATTTGGATCTCATTAGAATGAGTACAGAGGGACAGAAGGAAGCAATCGTTGGAACTTGTGTTGTCAGGATATCTAATCATATATCCGATTCTGAGCAAGATAAGATTATAGAAGAGATAGCAGTTGTTTTGTCAGGGCTGAATAAGACGGAAGACGATAAGAAAGCATCAAAAAAAGATGAAAATGCAAACAATGAAAAGACGGCTGATACAAAGGCTGATGAGGAATCAAGTGATAAGACTTCGGATGATACTGAGCCAGTAATAGATGATGACCAGTATTTTACACAGGGATGTAGGTTGGTGGAACAGGGCGGAATTTACTATATTTATCCGATATATGCAGGTGAAAATATAACCAGAATAGAGACCTTCCAATATAAAAGCTTTCCCAATGGCAAGGGAATAAAGATAGCAACTAATGCAAAGGTTGGTATAGCAACTAGCGTTGATTTTGTCGAAACTATTTATGGAACGGAGTATCCTCAATTTCAATACGAGTATAAAAAATTCTATGATGTTGTGGATGAATTGCTCAAATCTGGGCACTGGCAAACTATTGATATGGGATATGGCCCGGATACACTTGCCTTCGAAGTAGATGATATGGTGATTATGAATTACCTGTTACTAAATTTTGATTCTGAAGGAGATATTGTTCAGCTGATGGATTTTTATACTGAGTAGAAAAATAGAGAGATGGCAGTTCAAAGCAAAGAGGATTATTCCAAACGGAATAGTCCTTTTTTCTTTGCCCTGCGCAGGACAATAATAAAACATTTTTCACAAGGAGGGTCGTGTATGATCAACAATGAAGTAACTGTAAACAAGGGCATAGAGAATGCCGAGAAACAGCTCCAGCAGGCGAAGAATCGTCTTACGCAGGAGAAGAAAAAAGCGAACGAGGCTCGAAGAAGAATCGAGAACCGACACAAGTATATGATGGGAGGAGTGGTTCACAAATACTTCCCTGAGTGCTACAGCTTTGAAGAGGATGAAATGAACGAGATTCTTAAGGCAGCTCTGGCTACACAGGAGTGCAAGAAAGTGATAAGTGATATCAAGTTCAGAGCCGCACATCCACAGAGCAAAATTGCAGAAGGGGAGGTGACTGGCTGATGAGGAACCGTACCGCCGTAATCCACATTTCTTTTTCACCCAATTTATTGGGTGCGCACAGATATACCATCTTCGATGGTACGTGCGCCCTTCCGGGGGACTCCTGCGGAGGGCATTGTCCATGCCTTGCATGTCCAAAAGGGGAAGCTACACTTCCCCTTCGGCGCAGAAAGAAGCGCCTACCCTATTGTCCGCTCACAGTCCATGATAACGACGAGCTTCGCCGTTATCGTGCCCTGAGAGCTTTGCGTGTGGCAGAAAGGAGGTTAGCTGATGCCAAAGTTCTTGAGCACACGCATATCCGTCGTCAGCCGAGGAGGTGGAAGTAAAGGCGGGGGAGGTGGATCCGCTGTAGATGCTTCGGGTTATATGGATCGTGAGGAACGTGAAAGCGAATATGACGGTCACAAATATCACCCTGATGCAAAAGAGGATTTAGTCCACAAGGAGGTAGATCTGCCAGACAATGCCCCAAGGGAATATCAGGATCCCAATGTGCTCTGGAATGCTGTTGAGATGGTTGAGAAAAATAAGAACGCTCAGCTCTGCAGGATGATGAAAGCATCCCTGCCAAATAACTGGTCATATGAGGTTGCCAAAGAAACTGTCAGGCAGTACGTCATGGATAATTTTGTTTCCAAGGGTATGTGCTGTGAGTGGGCAATCCATGACTCGGTCAATAAGCATGGGCAGAGGAATCTCCATTTTCACTGTCTGATGACTCTTCGAGCCATGGATGAAAATGGCAAATGGCTTCCAAAGCAGCGTAAGATTTATATTCTTGATGAGAACGGGAACAAGATCCGCAGGGGGAAGAATTATCTATGCAAGACAGAACAGGTAACCGATTGGAATGACAAGAGCAAAGCCAAGGAATGGCGAAAGAACTTAAGCGACCTTATCAATAAGACAAACGATGCTCTCAAGATAAATGAAACTTGGGAGCATCGGTCTTTTAAGAAGCTGGGGATAGATGCACTTCCGACCATTCACCTAGGCAGCGAGGCTAATGCTTTGGAGAACAAAGGTATTCACACGGAGCGTGGCGATTACAACCGTAAGGTCATGGAGATGAGAGGACTTGCCAAGTTCATTGATTACACTTCTGTCATGATAGAGAATTACAAGAAAGCTGCCGTTACGAAAGTTGCAGAGGTTAAGAATGAAATTGTTGAGCTTATCGATAGAGTTGTTAAGCGACACAATTTCCTGAAACTGCCACTTGTGAGCGGAGTCTTTCTTGCCAAGGTTTCCAACAGACAGATGTTGCAGGATCCGAACAATATGATTAGCTTTTTGGAGAAAAATGACATCAAGAGTTTTGATGAACTGCACAGCTTCAGCTCTGGGCATCTTGCAGAATATAACAAGCTGGCGGCTGAGTTCTCAGGATATGGCAGCCAGATCAAGACACTTATGGCTAAGATTGATGCGTATGACCGTTTCAAACCTTTTCTTGATGTTTTCAGAAAGAGCGAGAGCTTGAAGGGACTTGCCAAGTGGAAGTACGACAAGGAAAACAGGGTAATGCTTGAAGCATATCCTGAACAGCTTAAGGCATTCCGAAAGGTTGTTCCCAAAGGCGAGAAGATAGATCCCAAAAAGTGGAACGATGAAATGGCAGCTCTTTTTGACAAGAGAGAGGACATGGAAGGTCTGCTTCAGAAAGAAGTAGGGGATCTTGCCTGCGTTGAAGTTATTGACTTTAACAAGAAAAATGAGGAACGTGAACACAGTAATGATGTTCATGCCAAGGAGAAATCCAAGGAACGAGAACGGACACCGTCAAGAAAAAGCCATCAGGCTGAAAGGTAATCTGGAGGACTTGAGGTCGCAAATTGCGACCTCAAAATCCACCTATAAAGTTTGCATTAAATCGCCTCTTTGCTAATTGTAAGGCTTGTGGTAGAGTGATATTATTAACTTGAAGGAGTATGTATGGGGAAGAAAGACAAAGAGACAGAAATCTCAAGAACTGAGCTTAGTGCTCAGATAAATGCCGAACTTGAAAAGGCGATAGATGATTTAACTCTATTTGACGATGATCTGATGAGCAAGGTCTTCGATGGAAACATTGAAGCTGCTGAACTTCTTTTGAAGATAGTCCTTGAAAGAGATGACATCAAAGTTAAACGTGTAAAGGGACAGGTGGAGCTTAAAAGCGCATATCCTGGTGGCAGAAACATCAGACTTGATATTGTTGCAGTTGATGAGAAAGGTGTTCAGTTTGATGTTGAGGTTCAGAGGAATACCAAAGGCTCACATATAAAGAGAGCAAGATATCATCAGAGCATGATCGACTCAAGACTTTTAAAGAAAAAGCAGGAGTTCAAATCCATCAAAGATACTTATGTTATCTTCATTTGCCAGCATGATAAGTTTAAGGCAAATAAGCCGATATATCATGTAGACAAGACTGTTAGAGAAACAGGGGAGGCATTCGATGATGGTGCCCATATTATTTACGTGAACGGTAAATATCGTGGGAAGGACGATTTTGGTAAACTGGCACATGACTTTAATTGCAAGAAAGCTGATAATATTTATTTTAAGCCTCTTGCTGATGGAGTTAGGCATTTCAAAGAAACAGAGGAAGGACGTGATGCTATGTGTGAATCATTTACAAAGTTAGCTGATAAGGTTGCAGATGAAAGAGCCGAGCAGACAACAATAAACAATATTAAGCTTATGATGAAGAATATGAAGTGCAGTCTTGAAGATGCACTGAATGCTCTTGAGATTAAGGGCAAAGAACGCGCAATCATAGCAAAGCAGCTTCAGAAGTAACAAGTTAATATCGAAATATGCACATGAAGCAGTAGATCAGATAAATGGTCTGCTGCTTTTTTATGTGCCGATATAACGATAAACCGATAACAATAATAGATTCTATTGTATTTGTTTCAAAGGAGGTATTCCCATGTGTAAGACGAGTTTTAAAGTGGTTGTTTTTTATGATGGCACGAGGAGTGCCAAGGAAGTGCTTAATGATGCAATTGCGTCAAAAGTCAGAAGAAAAATCGATAATGATATAGAGATTCCAGAGGGAAAGGAATATAATCAGGGTAGTACTCAGGAAAAATATCCGAGCCTATCTGGATTATGCGGGTAATTGAGTATGAGAATGTCAAATGAACAGATGGAGGAACTCCTTGCTCCCACGTATAGAGTCGGAGTGTATTGCAGGCTATCCAAAGAGGATGATGATATCCGTGAAGGAGAGAGCCAAAGCATTTCACACCAGCGTGAGATCATAGAGGGGTTCTGCAAAAAGAAAGGATGGAGAGTAGAGGACGTTTATGTTGATGATGGGTACTCTGGAACAACTTCCAACAGACCATCATTGCAGAGGCTGATGAATGACATTGAGGAAAAGAGAATAAATGTCGTAGTCACCAAGGACTACAGCCGTTTAGGAAGAGACAATCTTTTCACAGAGCAGCTCCGTGAGATATGGTTTCCAAAGCATAATTGCAGATATGTGGCGATCAATGACAACATCGATACCATGTATGAGGATGAATATGCTCCCTTTAAGGCAGTAATCAACTCACAGTATTCCAAGGACATTTCCAAGAAGGTACACTCATCATATCTTAATCAGGCTGAAAAGGGCAGATATACAGGAGTTGTGCCACCCTTTGGATATCTTAAAGATCCAGAGGACACCTATCATCTTGTGGTTGATGAAGAGACAGCGCCTTATGTCAGGCAGATATTTGATTGGGCGCTTGATGGTCATGGGACAGCTTTTATCAAAAGGCATCTTGAAGAGAACAGAGTGCCTTGTCCTACGTGGTGGAACAGAAAGCGTGGTTTCCGCAATCATTTCACAAAATGGGAGATTCAGGATCCTGAGAATGGCAAATATGTCTGGGATGACTCGGTAATTGCCGATATGCTTATAAATCCTGTTTACTATGGTGCAGTAGCATCACAGAAAAAGAATTATAAGTTCAAAGTTGGGGTAATTAACGAGAAAAAACCAGAGGAATGGATTGTTGTAGAGAACACCCACGAGCCTTTAGTTGATCAGGATTCTTTTGACATCATCCAGCAGAAGATCGAGTCAAGAAAGTGTAGCCGTGGTGATGGGACGTATTCCCTGTTTGCAGGACTTATCAAGTGTGGAGAGTGCGGAAAAGCTCTTACGATACGCAAGACCAATGCCAAAAATCCACAAGATATTTACGCTTGTGTGACCTACAATAGGCATGGCAAGCACCATTGCACACAGCACCGTGTAGAGTTTGATATGCTCTACGATATCGTGTTTGATGAGATCAAAAGACTTGCCAAGCAGACTGTTGATGCTGAGGAAGTGGCGAGAAGCCTTGCTGATGCTTATGAGCAGGAGCGTGAGAACCAAAAAGAGCTTCTGGAGCGAAACATTGCAAAGGCAAAAAGTCGTATTGAGACTTTGGACCGCATGACATCCAAGCTCTATGAGGATCTTCTTTCAGGGAGAATCACAGAGAATATCTTTGAATCAATGATCGAGAAAACCAAGACAGAAGCTGATGATCTCGAAAAGCAGATTGCAGAAGATGAAAAACGTCTTTCTAAGAATGACAGCGAAAGCGGTAATGCCAGGAAATGGATAGACCTTATCAAGGACTATGCGGATATTACAGAGCTTGATGCTGATACTCTCAATCGTCTTATCAACAAAATCATTGTTCACGAAGAAATAACAGAGGACGGAGACAGGAACATCTCAATGGAGATACACTATAACTTTCGTCCTACAGATGAATCCAAGACTTATAATCTATCAGACATGGCTACAGCCAATTCTGTGGCAAAGGCTATGTGATCATGAATTCTATATGACTTCTACGTAGGGAGTAGCTATTATTCTACCTACTTCCTACACCTTAAAAATATCCATCAAATTAGGTATAACACATGTTATACTTGAAGGATATAATAGTCCTATGATTTTTTGTTATAATCGCAAAAAGTCGTAGGACTTTTTGCGCTATACTTGCAAAAGTCATAGAACTTTTTGTATAATTATGTCAAAGAGGATAGGAGTTGTAAAAAATATGTATAGAGAGATAATAAACGATTTAAAAAAATGGAAAGATAAGCCTCGCAGAAAACCTTTAATTCTTACAGGTGTGCGTCAGTGCGGAAAAACCTATATTGTAGATGAGTTTGCTCGAAGCGATTTTGAAAGCTATGTATATGTAAACTTTGAATCAGAGGAAACACTTTCAGCTATTTTTGATTATGATTTTGATGTTAATAGAATCATAAAAGAGTTAGAAAGACATTTTTCTGCAAAAATCACTCCTGGTAAAACTCTATTATTCTTTGATGAAATTCAGGAATGTACTAGAGCAATTACTTCTCTTAAATACTTTTGTGAAAACATGAGAGACTTGCATATAGTATGCGCTGGTTCATTACTCGGTGTTGCCTTGAAGAAAAAACAGATTTCTTTCCCAGTGGGAAAAGTAAATCGTCTTCAACTATATCCAATGAGTTTTAAAGAGTTTATTATCGCAAATGCTAGAGAAGATTTAATTGAAGTATTTAAGGATTGGCCAACAGACCGTGAGATTCCTAAATTATACTCAACTCCTATGGAAGAACTTTTAAAGGCTTATTATATAGTAGGTGGAATGCCTGAAGTTGTAAAAACATGGGTTGAAACTCAGGATTATGATGAAGTCACAGAAGTACAAAATGAAATCTTAGACGATTATGCAGATGATTTTTCGAAGCATGCACCACTAACAGAAGTACCTAAAATAAGATGGATCTGGGATTCTGTGCCAGTACAACTTGCAAAAGAGAATAATAAATTTGTTTTCTCCCATGTTAAAGAAGGAAAACGTTCATCAGAATTAGAAGATGCATTGCAGTGGCTTGTAGATGCAGGCCTTCTTATAAAAACCGAGTTAGTAGAAAAACCCGAATTACCTTTAGATGGGGTGGCAGACAAGACCTATTTTAAGGTTTATTTGTCTGATATTGGACTTTTACGAGCAAAGTCAAAGATTTCTGTAAATACGATTTTAGCAGAATCTGACCTTTATGTTAGATATAAAGGAGCCTTCGCAGAGAACTATGTTTTAAATGAATTAAAAACGCTAGAAAAGCAACCATTCTTCTGGCGTTCTGGCAACACTGCTGAAGTTGATTTCATTTACGAAGAAGAAGGAGAACTTATTCCTGTTGAAGTAAAAGCTGCCGATAATACTCAAGCCAAAAGCTATAAACAGTTTTGTAAGAAATATAGCCCAAAGAAAGGGCTGAAGCTTTCTCGAAAAAATATTGCTGAAAATCTTTGCGAAAGTACAACAACCTACAATATTCCACTATATTTAGAATGGAATATCGATGAATATGTATAATAACACTTTGGACCAGTATCATGATAGTACTGGTCTATCATCCCCAGGGTAGAGAATTCCATAAAAATATGCTAATATATTAAAGGCTATGCATACAAATAGCTTATAAGCTTTAGAAGGAGATATATAAAATGAAACTAGGAATTGTTATATGAAGTCCTATTTCATGTATCTCCATAAAGAACCATAAAACTCTATGAAACCGCATATTTACTGGGTTCGTGGTAATTTGTTCTCACATGTAACTTGTTATAAATTATTATAATTTATAGAAAAATGGTACTCGGTATGGTACTCGATATTCGGAAGACCAAGAAAAAATATCAATATTATTTCATTTGTAACAAGCTATATTGAGACCCAGATTAGCAGATAGATTACACAGCATCGGATAGTCAAATGTCCGGTGCTGTTTTTTAATGCCAAGCTTCTATTAGCCAAAAACGAAAAAAAATTGAAAATGGCTAATAGACATGATAGAATAATCTCATCAAACAGAATGAGAGAAATGGATACTATGAGGCTCATCCCAAGAAATTCCTATATGGAGAAAATAATCAATGTAATAGGAACTCCGGATATAAAAGTCATTACCGGTGTAAGACGATGCGGAAAGTCAAAACTTTTGGAATCATTTAAAAAATATATAGATGAAAATATACAAGATGCAAATATAATCCATATCAATTTTAACCTGCCGGAGTTTGAAGAACTGCTCACTTTTCGAGCGCTGTATGAACATATAAACTCTTTGTATAAAGAGAATATGCAGAACTTTGTTTTGATAGATGAAGTTCAAATGTGTGAGGATTTTGAAAAGACCATCAATGGACTGCATGCATCCGAAAAGTATGATATATATATAACCGGTTCAAATGCTTTTTTGCTTAGTTCAGATCTTGCCACACTTTTTACCGGACGAACATTTGAAATAAAAGTTTTTCCATTTTCATTCAAGGAATATGTCAGGTATTTTGATTTGAGCGACAGATATGAGGCCTTATCATCATATATTAAAGAAGGTGGAATGGCAGGCTCTTATCTATATAAAGATCCGGAAGCAAAGTATGATTACATTGCAGATGTATTTGACACTCTGATTGTAAGGGATATCAGACAGAAATATAAAATAAGAAATACTCAGTTGATGGACAGAATTGTAGATTTTCTTATGGATAACATTTCAAATCTTTCATCGGCCAGGAATATTACAAATGTCCTTGGCAGCATGAATGAGAAAATCCACCATACAACGGTTGGTTCGTACATACAATACCTATGCAATGCATTTGCATTTTATAAAATCCGTAGATACGATATCAAAGGGAAAAAATATTTATCAAGTAATGATAAGTATTATCTCAGTGATCATACATTTCGGTACGCCAAGCTCGGCACAAGAAATATGGATTATGGAAGAATCCTTGAGAATATTGTGGCTATAGAACTTCTTCGCAGAGGGTATGAGGTTTATGTCGGGGTATTATATAAAAAAGAGATAGATTTTGTGGCGATAAAACGTAGCGAAAAAATCTATATTCAAGTATCCGATAACATAAGCGATGATAAGACTTTTGAGAGAGAAGTTTCACCACTTTTGCAGATAAAAGATGCATATCCTAAAATGCTTATCGCACGTACAAGAAATGATGAATACCAATACGAAGGTATAAAAATTGTCGATTTAGCTGGTTGGCTGTTAGAGGCATGAATTAGCCAAAAGCAGAAAAATATTAAAAATGGCTAATAGATATAAGGTCCCGAATTTAAATGTAAAATATTTCTTATGCTTACCAAAATGCATCAGGGTGCTACTTTTGATGAAGTCATCGCCGATATCTCTGACGGAATGTACAGTGATACAGATGATACAGTTCCGGCAGGCTCTGTGCTTTTTGACGATTTTGATTCTGTGGAGAAAACACCGCTGACAAAGGGTTTGATAGCTGATTGCGAAGTCTACAGGATAGTCGATCAGAACACTTTCGTTGCTTCAACGGTCAAAAATGAAGACATGAGGGACGGAGGAACTTCATACACCAGAAGGGACGGAATTGAATCTGTTTTGAAGGAGTTTACTAAGAAACGGTAGAATGGAGGAAGTAGGGATATGATTTTTCATCAGTCTATGGTTAAAATTATTGCAGGGATACTGGCAATTATAGGTCTGTGCGTTGGTGTGAATGTCACCTTTTTTCAGACACGGGGTTTTGCGGAAACAACAGCCGTGATTACAGACCTTACAGAGGAAGGGAGCGGCGATGATACAACCTATCGGCCCACTGTGGAGTATGAGGTTGACGGCGAAACTTATATCGTTAAGCTTGATAATTCCGTTAAAGCCGATAGTGTAGGCAATACGATCACTGTTTTATACGATCCGTCAAACCCGGAGCTTGCCTATGGCAAAAACGGGATGGGCATTTATCTGCTGATCGTCTGCCCGCTTATTCTGGCATTTGTTTTAATCTCTATTTTTAAGGGAAGAAGGGAAAGGCAGGAGAACAAGGATCGTCAGGAATTAAGTGGATATACAGGTTATGCTCCGCATGTTGCGGGAGGGGAAAGAGAACTCTATTTCCTTACCGATCTTGGCACCCCCAAGGCGGGTCACCGAATTGAAGATGAAAACAGAAGAGTGCTTTATGAGGCAAAAATGACAAAATTCGGTGTGGCTGTTGACTATAAATTTGAGTTCATAGACCATGAACATGGAAAGACTGTTCCACATCTCGTAGGACAGGTGCTTGAGAGCACTTGGGGTACTCTTCTTGCCGATGTTCATGATACATTTGAATTTGACGGCGTGGATATATGGAAGCATTTGAAGCAAAACGGCATAAGTGTCGAGTCATCTGTCACAGCGGGTGAGGGTGCGCTTGCAGGAATGGAATATCGCATTTTGCGGGACGGAGAAGAAATTGCACGCGCTGTGCAGACAAGTCAGTTCCCCCATGAGGAAGATACAGAAGCACATAAAGTGGAAGGCAAGATACCTATTCGGGGATTTTATCGTATTTGGACGACAGAGGTATATCTTGACCTGCTGTTTGTTACTCTTATGGCCTTCGCCAGAAGCGGAGCCGGTGATGACAAGGGCGGCACCTACGGAGCTATACTTGGAACACTTGATAAAATGAAAAATCATGAAGGAAATATATGATAAGAGGAGAATATGGATAAGATGAACAAATTTGTTAATTTTATGAGGGATTATGTCTTTGCAAGGTCTGTTATTCCCATCGGAATTATAGTGATCGCAATCGGTATCTATGCAAGTACTATTTATGGTGACAGGAAGGACTATCCAAGGTGTGAGGCAACAGTTACAGATTCCGAACTTTTAAGTGGAAGTTATGATTCGGAGGATAATACTGATAGCAGAGTATATAGGAATTATATCAAGTACACCGTTGACGGACAGGAATATGAAGGGTCAATTGACAGCGGAGATAATATTGAAGATAGGTTCCACGGTTACGGTTGACTATAATCCCGATGATCCGACGGATGTGGGGGCATGGACCGGTCTGTGGCTTCCCATACTGCTGATATCACTTGGCGCGGCGGCAGTTATAGCTGGATGCGTCAGTATCGTTATTGTCAAAAGGAACGGTTTTTTTTGACATGTGAAAAATACGGATCTCCTGATGTATTAGGGATAGGAGATGAGATTTGGAAAAGTAATGAAAGACGGCAAAACATATACTTGGTCATGCAGGATGTGAACCACCAGCTTTTCACCGACAGCGTTCTTGAGGAGGTGATGATATCTCAGGAGAGGGAAGATAAAGATACGGCGCTAAAGATATTAGAGTCTCTTGACCTGTTGGAATATGCACAGAGACATCCGCTTTCTTTATCCGGTGGACAAAAACAGAGAGTGTCTATCGCATAGTTGAGATGCATGCGCTTAGTGCCTAAGTGATTTGTTTTCCATACAGTATGTCAACAATGTGGTATAAAACTTGATGCGAAATTCATCTCCGTGGTACTCGATGTGGTACTCGGTCAAAACCATGAATCGCGGAAAGCCCGTAAAATAAAGAAAACTCAAGGGAGATTATATTATTATGAAACTAGGAATCGTTATTTGAAGGCCTTTTTCATATATCTCCATATAAAACATTAAATCTATTCAAAACCGCATAAATACTTCATTTGCGGAAATTCCAACTCTGATATAACTTGATAAAGATTCATATATTTTATAAAAAAATGGCACTCGTGTGGCACTTGGTGGCACTCGATATGGCACTCGATGGCACTCGTTTTTGGGTAGTCCTATGAGGGAATACTTCATGCCATTTTTGGTAACTTTCTAGTTTAAAAGTCCCAAATTAGCATTTAACAAATCAATTTTGTAAAAATGGTATTTGTACCTGACTGGAAATATAACGAATCCATGCTGTTGCTTGGTTTAAATTACGTACGATAGTAGCAATAAACATGGTAAAAACGTACATAAACTTAACTTGACAAGACAACTCTATGATGATAAGTTAAAAATATGTATAGAAATGCTATGTAATAGAGTAAAATCAGACAAATAATTAACATCATGGAGCGAGTATATGAACTTATATTATGAACTGT is from Lachnospiraceae bacterium C1.1 and encodes:
- a CDS encoding DUF3592 domain-containing protein, which codes for MIFHQSMVKIIAGILAIIGLCVGVNVTFFQTRGFAETTAVITDLTEEGSGDDTTYRPTVEYEVDGETYIVKLDNSVKADSVGNTITVLYDPSNPELAYGKNGMGIYLLIVCPLILAFVLISIFKGRRERQENKDRQELSGYTGYAPHVAGGERELYFLTDLGTPKAGHRIEDENRRVLYEAKMTKFGVAVDYKFEFIDHEHGKTVPHLVGQVLESTWGTLLADVHDTFEFDGVDIWKHLKQNGISVESSVTAGEGALAGMEYRILRDGEEIARAVQTSQFPHEEDTEAHKVEGKIPIRGFYRIWTTEVYLDLLFVTLMAFARSGAGDDKGGTYGAILGTLDKMKNHEGNI
- a CDS encoding ATP-binding protein, translating into MYREIINDLKKWKDKPRRKPLILTGVRQCGKTYIVDEFARSDFESYVYVNFESEETLSAIFDYDFDVNRIIKELERHFSAKITPGKTLLFFDEIQECTRAITSLKYFCENMRDLHIVCAGSLLGVALKKKQISFPVGKVNRLQLYPMSFKEFIIANAREDLIEVFKDWPTDREIPKLYSTPMEELLKAYYIVGGMPEVVKTWVETQDYDEVTEVQNEILDDYADDFSKHAPLTEVPKIRWIWDSVPVQLAKENNKFVFSHVKEGKRSSELEDALQWLVDAGLLIKTELVEKPELPLDGVADKTYFKVYLSDIGLLRAKSKISVNTILAESDLYVRYKGAFAENYVLNELKTLEKQPFFWRSGNTAEVDFIYEEEGELIPVEVKAADNTQAKSYKQFCKKYSPKKGLKLSRKNIAENLCESTTTYNIPLYLEWNIDEYV
- a CDS encoding ATP-binding protein, whose product is MRLIPRNSYMEKIINVIGTPDIKVITGVRRCGKSKLLESFKKYIDENIQDANIIHINFNLPEFEELLTFRALYEHINSLYKENMQNFVLIDEVQMCEDFEKTINGLHASEKYDIYITGSNAFLLSSDLATLFTGRTFEIKVFPFSFKEYVRYFDLSDRYEALSSYIKEGGMAGSYLYKDPEAKYDYIADVFDTLIVRDIRQKYKIRNTQLMDRIVDFLMDNISNLSSARNITNVLGSMNEKIHHTTVGSYIQYLCNAFAFYKIRRYDIKGKKYLSSNDKYYLSDHTFRYAKLGTRNMDYGRILENIVAIELLRRGYEVYVGVLYKKEIDFVAIKRSEKIYIQVSDNISDDKTFEREVSPLLQIKDAYPKMLIARTRNDEYQYEGIKIVDLAGWLLEA